The proteins below come from a single Azospirillum thermophilum genomic window:
- a CDS encoding ShlB/FhaC/HecB family hemolysin secretion/activation protein — FSKLTGELRTRLGLPPTLRFAGEEWELWDEEELAIDLDAGIRGQYTRDILLPGEKLYFGGSRYGRGYYSGEITGDRGFIADLELGITRKNLLLSFDPIIRTDLTLYGFYNQGFAYDVDPDHPPRRRVESAGGGLRFDFERKLRMEVEYVRRAQRRPGGVGTDPLDRHAVYWRVGSQF; from the coding sequence CTTCTCGAAGCTGACCGGCGAACTGCGGACCCGGCTGGGGCTGCCGCCCACCCTCCGTTTCGCCGGCGAGGAGTGGGAGCTGTGGGACGAGGAGGAGTTGGCGATCGACCTCGACGCCGGCATCCGCGGCCAATACACCAGGGACATCCTGCTGCCCGGCGAGAAGCTGTATTTCGGCGGCTCCCGCTACGGCCGCGGCTATTACTCCGGCGAGATCACCGGGGACCGCGGCTTCATCGCGGACCTGGAACTGGGCATCACCCGCAAGAACCTGCTGCTGTCCTTCGACCCCATCATCCGCACCGACCTCACCCTGTACGGCTTCTACAACCAGGGCTTCGCCTACGACGTCGATCCCGATCATCCGCCGCGCCGGCGGGTGGAAAGCGCCGGCGGCGGCCTGCGCTTCGACTTCGAACGGAAGCTGCGGATGGAGGTCGAATATGTCCGCCGGGCCCAGCGCCGTCCGGGCGGCGTCGGGACCGACCCGCTGGACCGCCACGCGGTCTACTGGCGGGTCGGCAGCCAGTTCTGA